A section of the Pedobacter sp. HDW13 genome encodes:
- a CDS encoding LacI family DNA-binding transcriptional regulator, with product MAVEPITLKILAYILGTSISAVSRSLTDHKSISLKTRFRVKDLAEKMGYWPSPVARAFKKGNTSIPGLIAPDFKEIFFQGLLRRYIAQCIKVGIPLWCSSPKIAKIQKWR from the coding sequence ATGGCGGTAGAACCTATAACTTTAAAAATATTGGCATATATACTTGGAACCTCAATAAGTGCAGTCTCTCGCTCTTTAACTGACCATAAGTCTATTTCTTTAAAAACGCGTTTCAGAGTTAAGGACCTCGCAGAAAAAATGGGATATTGGCCAAGCCCTGTAGCCCGCGCCTTCAAAAAGGGAAATACCTCTATCCCTGGACTTATTGCTCCGGATTTTAAAGAGATCTTTTTTCAAGGCTTATTGAGGCGGTACATTGCACAGTGCATCAAAGTGGGTATACCGCTGTGGTGTTCCAGTCCCAAGATAGCGAAAATACAGAAATGGAGATGA
- a CDS encoding family 16 glycosylhydrolase gives MELSNRIQDTIRMKNFFVILLSIFSSGVLGETPAAPSELTVLGTRSWIKLQWKDNAINEAGYRIYWSSDKQRPADPCAVLSSNTTCYYIQDVKPQTDYHIWIEAYNGSGVSKILKGEATTSKTWKLDSAELAELTEVPSSASVPKGMQLYWHDEFNDSLLNRNKWTTNYFSSFNYMDPDSRNEMLEDRLPQPAYRLNGKTIDIFVSDSLPNRLFSKKGNQKISSIQTYDWRTGENLLDNSRGGYFEVKVKRNSTGNPKGLNTAFWFDSPGPDLRYYLEQGTKVDGVEGIRPKEQVFEIDVFENLNAQFVLHGHVDQQGKFKHNIATHIAQGYDHVNQWVTHGILWTPNSIKHYINGNLIKEYSDKQRIFSPIIL, from the coding sequence ATGGAATTATCAAACAGAATCCAGGATACAATTAGGATGAAGAATTTTTTTGTTATTTTGCTCTCAATTTTTAGCTCAGGGGTCCTCGGTGAGACCCCTGCTGCTCCTTCTGAGCTCACAGTATTGGGAACAAGAAGCTGGATAAAGCTTCAATGGAAAGATAATGCCATAAATGAAGCCGGATACCGTATTTATTGGTCATCTGATAAACAAAGGCCCGCTGACCCATGTGCGGTTCTCAGCAGCAATACTACATGCTACTACATTCAGGATGTGAAGCCCCAGACCGATTATCATATATGGATTGAGGCTTATAACGGATCTGGTGTCAGTAAAATTCTGAAAGGGGAAGCAACGACTTCAAAAACGTGGAAACTGGATTCAGCAGAACTTGCCGAGCTAACCGAGGTACCAAGTTCGGCGTCCGTGCCAAAAGGCATGCAGCTCTACTGGCATGATGAATTCAATGACTCGTTGTTGAACCGTAATAAGTGGACAACCAATTATTTTTCTTCCTTTAATTATATGGATCCAGACTCCAGAAATGAAATGCTTGAGGACCGTTTGCCCCAGCCAGCCTATCGGCTGAACGGCAAGACGATTGATATTTTTGTGTCGGATTCATTGCCTAACAGACTGTTTTCCAAAAAAGGCAATCAGAAAATCTCTTCAATCCAGACTTACGACTGGAGAACGGGGGAGAATCTGCTGGACAATAGCAGGGGAGGCTATTTTGAAGTAAAGGTCAAAAGAAACAGTACCGGTAACCCAAAAGGCCTGAATACTGCTTTCTGGTTCGATTCACCAGGGCCGGATCTACGTTATTATCTTGAGCAAGGTACAAAGGTTGATGGTGTTGAGGGGATCAGGCCAAAGGAACAGGTCTTTGAGATTGATGTTTTTGAAAACTTGAATGCCCAGTTTGTCCTCCATGGGCATGTCGATCAACAGGGGAAGTTTAAGCACAATATCGCTACCCACATTGCTCAAGGATATGATCATGTTAACCAGTGGGTTACTCACGGTATACTTTGGACGCCGAATAGCATCAAGCACTATATTAACGGTAATCTTATCAAAGAGTATAGTGATAAACAGAGGATATTCTCCCCAATCATTTTATGA
- a CDS encoding RagB/SusD family nutrient uptake outer membrane protein has translation MKINIRTMLHRSVYTGFLCIGLLFLNSCEKGLDYKSYGDLNTVIKTPEGVTAAVSTAYTGLAGGSDWQGGWDAGTYAWRTQAMMTTDEGVCAWGNDWNKMHTLNFTPDFDWVTHNYTRYLPFISRIAITLADMQNVDMDANLKSRLTAELKALRAHYAQLLYFAYGPLTIITDAKIAADPNASPVPRPTSEEMVKQIEKDYLEAAEVLPTKFTGSNYGRFSKAAALTGLMKLYMHEKQWSKAVETGTKIKSLGYSLQPKYEDVFSVANKSGASAEVILAVVCTATGTDQYTNMWLAHSLPTDYKDPSGINLTAWGGYKMRWTSYDKFNPSDKRLGVLLEKYPVGKDASGNIIYQNARTSGQLGAVPMKFAPDPSKANSQNSAVDFPIYRYADVLLMLAESINEANGGPNAEAYDAVNQVRARAGLAALATGLNKAQFLTKIQDERLFELWAEGWRRDDLIRWNLFTKRAADDGSTTAEPFKALYPLPRAAVNQSNGIIKQNPGYN, from the coding sequence ATGAAAATAAATATAAGAACAATGCTTCATAGATCGGTTTATACTGGCTTTCTCTGCATAGGCTTACTGTTTTTGAACTCCTGCGAAAAAGGATTGGATTACAAAAGCTACGGTGATCTCAATACCGTGATTAAGACCCCGGAAGGGGTGACAGCTGCGGTAAGTACTGCTTACACCGGACTGGCAGGTGGATCTGATTGGCAGGGGGGCTGGGATGCGGGAACCTATGCCTGGAGAACCCAGGCGATGATGACTACCGATGAGGGTGTTTGCGCCTGGGGAAATGACTGGAACAAGATGCATACCCTGAACTTTACGCCGGATTTCGATTGGGTAACCCACAACTACACGAGATATCTTCCTTTCATCTCCCGTATCGCCATAACCTTGGCCGATATGCAGAATGTGGATATGGATGCAAATTTAAAAAGCAGGTTAACTGCAGAACTGAAGGCGCTTCGCGCACATTATGCCCAGTTGCTATATTTTGCATATGGCCCTCTGACAATTATAACCGATGCAAAGATTGCTGCTGATCCAAATGCTTCCCCGGTTCCAAGACCAACAAGTGAGGAGATGGTAAAGCAAATTGAAAAGGACTATTTGGAAGCAGCTGAAGTACTTCCAACAAAATTTACAGGAAGCAATTATGGCCGTTTCTCCAAAGCTGCTGCCCTAACCGGATTGATGAAACTTTATATGCATGAAAAGCAGTGGAGCAAAGCTGTGGAGACAGGTACCAAGATCAAATCTTTAGGTTATTCACTTCAGCCTAAATATGAAGATGTTTTTAGTGTGGCCAACAAGAGTGGTGCGTCTGCCGAGGTCATCCTGGCCGTCGTGTGTACAGCAACAGGAACTGACCAATATACTAACATGTGGCTAGCCCATTCCCTTCCAACGGATTACAAGGATCCATCGGGCATCAATCTAACAGCATGGGGTGGCTATAAAATGCGTTGGACAAGCTATGATAAGTTTAATCCCAGTGATAAAAGACTAGGCGTATTGTTGGAAAAATATCCAGTCGGTAAAGATGCATCCGGTAACATTATCTACCAGAATGCCAGGACTTCAGGGCAGCTTGGGGCTGTTCCAATGAAATTCGCACCAGATCCTTCGAAAGCGAACTCGCAGAACAGTGCAGTAGATTTTCCGATATACCGCTATGCGGATGTATTATTGATGTTGGCTGAAAGCATAAATGAAGCAAATGGTGGCCCAAATGCCGAGGCCTATGATGCGGTGAATCAGGTTAGGGCCAGAGCAGGACTTGCGGCATTGGCAACAGGATTGAATAAGGCCCAGTTCCTCACAAAAATCCAGGATGAGCGCCTTTTTGAGCTATGGGCTGAAGGATGGAGAAGAGATGATCTGATCCGCTGGAACCTGTTTACCAAACGTGCCGCAGATGATGGATCGACCACAGCTGAGCCTTTCAAAGCACTTTATCCGCTACCACGTGCAGCGGTAAACCAGAGCAATGGAATTATCAAACAGAATCCAGGATACAATTAG
- a CDS encoding SusC/RagA family TonB-linked outer membrane protein — protein sequence MNAIAGYTYQQSDWEGFNAGNQNFLSDATLYYSIQSGQADKPTVGSSKSQTTWASYFARAIYTYNGNITLQASVRRDGSSIFADNKKWGYFPAVSAGWVLSDESWMKSIKPISFFKVRAGYGETGNSSFQSAAFALYSSSMSAYFGTNNISSGLVLSRAANPDLTWETAGEINAGVDFALFNNRLSGSFDYYNKTIRNLIAFVPYPSGFIINGVYGNAGKTRSTGYEFSLESKNIRANSPNGFSWSTNINFSHYLNYWVQRSDAALKVLAKYEVPSGKKALFSPIFGYVADGLFTGRSGTAPAHMPNMLPGGLIISDIHGYDANGNLIGPDGKITDADKTYIGNNDPQYNFGFGNTFRYGGFDLNIYLSGVKQKRWSPIADGRVSESGMDAFGFNAMPTDGQRWSIQNTSGTLPTALNDGTYNAYQNPSTYWLVDASYLRARNITLGYTVPTGVLAKQKLFSSVRVSFDAQNLFTITKYPGLDPELSTSNFYPLVKSYVFGINATF from the coding sequence TTGAACGCGATCGCGGGTTACACTTACCAACAGTCTGATTGGGAAGGCTTTAATGCCGGTAACCAGAATTTCCTTTCTGATGCAACGCTGTATTATTCTATACAATCAGGACAAGCCGATAAGCCTACCGTAGGCTCAAGCAAAAGCCAGACGACCTGGGCTTCCTATTTTGCCCGTGCCATTTATACCTACAATGGAAACATCACCCTTCAGGCATCTGTGAGAAGGGACGGGTCTTCTATTTTTGCCGATAACAAGAAATGGGGGTACTTTCCGGCAGTTTCTGCTGGCTGGGTGCTTTCGGATGAGTCCTGGATGAAGTCGATCAAGCCAATCTCTTTCTTCAAGGTTCGTGCAGGTTATGGAGAAACAGGAAACAGCTCGTTCCAGTCTGCTGCCTTTGCGTTATACAGTTCAAGCATGAGTGCGTATTTTGGAACCAACAATATCAGCTCTGGATTGGTACTCTCCCGGGCAGCCAACCCTGACCTGACTTGGGAAACAGCCGGAGAAATCAATGCAGGTGTCGATTTTGCCCTGTTTAACAATCGTTTATCGGGATCTTTCGATTATTACAATAAGACAATCCGCAATCTAATCGCATTTGTGCCTTATCCTTCCGGATTTATCATTAATGGAGTGTATGGGAATGCCGGCAAGACCAGGTCAACAGGCTACGAGTTTAGCCTGGAGTCAAAGAATATCCGTGCTAATTCACCTAATGGATTCAGCTGGTCCACTAATATCAATTTTTCACATTACCTGAACTATTGGGTACAAAGATCAGATGCCGCGCTTAAAGTTTTGGCAAAATATGAAGTGCCTAGTGGAAAAAAAGCGCTGTTCAGTCCGATATTCGGGTATGTTGCGGATGGATTATTCACCGGAAGAAGCGGTACGGCGCCTGCTCATATGCCAAATATGCTTCCAGGAGGCCTCATTATAAGTGATATCCATGGCTATGATGCTAACGGAAATCTTATTGGCCCGGATGGTAAAATTACCGATGCGGATAAAACCTATATAGGAAACAACGATCCGCAATATAATTTCGGATTTGGTAATACTTTCCGCTATGGTGGTTTCGATCTCAATATCTATCTATCAGGGGTTAAACAGAAAAGATGGTCACCTATTGCCGATGGAAGGGTAAGTGAGAGTGGAATGGATGCATTCGGATTTAATGCCATGCCAACGGACGGACAAAGGTGGAGTATTCAGAATACTTCGGGAACCTTACCTACCGCATTGAATGATGGGACTTATAATGCTTATCAGAATCCGTCCACGTACTGGCTGGTAGACGCAAGCTATCTGCGTGCCCGTAATATAACCTTAGGTTATACTGTTCCTACAGGCGTTCTGGCCAAACAAAAACTATTTTCTTCGGTGAGGGTATCATTTGATGCTCAAAATCTGTTTACCATAACCAAATATCCAGGCCTTGACCCAGAATTGAGTACCAGTAATTTTTATCCTTTGGTAAAAAGCTACGTATTCGGTATCAATGCTACATTTTAA
- a CDS encoding TonB-dependent receptor plug domain-containing protein, which translates to MNFINPNDIESIQFLKDASAASIYGARAGAGVVLVTTKKGAEGKSTLQYSGNYGVQDVDKMYPVYGAKEYMQQRNQIREEKWYKTNHIAPYYGNVDASTVSPYIPVYTQQQIDQASEDQSATDAITRAGYTQQHNISLSGGNNKTRYFASGNYFDQKGVLIGTDYKRYNGRLNIDQSLSEKIKIGANIVVSNSLANNTITNGTLENGGIVTAAIYWAPNIPLLAADGSYPLSPYYPNIPNPLSYGTVSDLTKSNRLLTTAYGEWKIVDGLKAKGSFSYDQSNSKRSTYFPRTFLYGNQSNGSAAIIQSESQSKLFEYTLNYDKSLGKDTI; encoded by the coding sequence TTGAATTTTATAAACCCAAACGATATTGAATCCATACAATTCCTGAAAGATGCAAGTGCTGCATCAATTTATGGTGCTAGGGCAGGCGCAGGTGTGGTATTGGTGACCACAAAGAAGGGGGCTGAAGGAAAGTCAACTCTGCAATACAGTGGCAATTATGGTGTCCAGGACGTTGATAAGATGTATCCGGTATATGGCGCCAAAGAGTATATGCAGCAGCGTAACCAGATCCGGGAAGAGAAATGGTACAAAACCAATCACATAGCACCTTACTACGGCAACGTAGATGCATCAACAGTCTCACCTTATATTCCTGTTTATACCCAGCAGCAAATCGACCAGGCCTCAGAAGATCAATCAGCAACTGATGCCATTACCCGCGCTGGATATACCCAACAACACAATATTTCCCTTTCTGGAGGAAATAACAAAACACGCTACTTCGCCTCTGGAAATTATTTTGATCAGAAAGGAGTATTGATTGGAACGGATTATAAACGTTATAACGGAAGGCTTAATATTGACCAGTCCCTTTCTGAGAAAATCAAGATCGGTGCAAATATCGTAGTTTCGAATTCCCTTGCCAATAATACCATAACCAATGGTACCCTGGAAAATGGCGGTATCGTAACAGCGGCGATTTATTGGGCACCTAATATCCCCCTTCTCGCAGCTGATGGAAGTTACCCTTTGAGCCCTTATTATCCGAATATTCCCAATCCATTGTCGTATGGTACGGTTAGTGATTTGACCAAGTCCAACCGCTTACTGACTACTGCCTATGGTGAGTGGAAAATAGTTGATGGTTTAAAGGCTAAGGGAAGTTTTAGTTATGATCAGTCGAACTCTAAAAGATCGACCTATTTTCCAAGGACATTCCTTTACGGTAATCAGTCGAATGGATCTGCTGCCATTATACAGTCAGAATCCCAATCTAAACTCTTTGAGTATACCCTTAACTATGATAAGTCCCTGGGGAAAGACACCATTTGA
- a CDS encoding SusC/RagA family TonB-linked outer membrane protein, which translates to MNLTKFKKIAMPFEFRRNLWIRLPKRMIGVLLLTFLLQMSATAKAQKITLREKNTPFKQAVENLRSKSGYEFFYVATYLENTVPVSFNLKNVSLEEALRHLFKGQPLSYEIKGNTVIVKKAGAAEELPSESKIRNKSVSGQIKDESGTPVPGVLIKIRGNDKTVQSDSDGKFILDLTDGDILVFSHISYETQEFTYRGQKAIEIRLNGISKELSTVVVIGYGAIKQKNVTGAITKIDAKDLNTSVASSFQQSLQGKAAGVQVIQSTGQPGAGVTVQIRSNPSFANAGVLYVIDGVPVNDNSGQPDLGGGVGSKYGAGGWINPH; encoded by the coding sequence ATGAATTTAACTAAATTCAAGAAGATTGCTATGCCCTTTGAGTTCCGCAGAAATCTGTGGATACGATTACCGAAACGGATGATCGGGGTTCTGCTGCTTACATTTCTCTTACAAATGAGCGCTACGGCAAAAGCTCAGAAAATTACCCTTCGGGAAAAGAATACTCCATTTAAACAGGCTGTGGAGAACCTCCGATCAAAAAGTGGCTATGAGTTTTTTTATGTGGCCACCTACCTGGAAAATACCGTTCCGGTCAGTTTCAATCTAAAAAATGTTTCGCTTGAAGAAGCGCTTAGGCATTTATTTAAGGGACAACCTTTAAGCTATGAGATCAAGGGTAATACCGTGATCGTCAAAAAAGCAGGGGCAGCAGAGGAATTACCTTCAGAATCCAAAATTAGGAATAAATCAGTATCTGGTCAGATAAAGGACGAAAGCGGGACACCCGTTCCCGGCGTACTTATCAAGATTAGGGGAAACGATAAAACAGTGCAATCCGATTCTGATGGAAAGTTTATATTGGATCTCACCGATGGGGATATCCTTGTATTTAGCCATATCAGCTATGAAACACAGGAATTCACCTATAGGGGACAAAAGGCCATCGAAATCAGATTGAATGGGATTAGTAAAGAACTTTCTACGGTTGTTGTAATTGGTTATGGGGCAATTAAGCAAAAGAATGTGACCGGTGCCATCACTAAAATTGATGCCAAAGACCTCAACACAAGTGTAGCCTCAAGTTTTCAGCAGAGCCTTCAGGGCAAGGCGGCCGGCGTGCAGGTTATCCAGTCAACCGGGCAGCCGGGAGCGGGTGTGACTGTGCAGATACGCAGTAACCCTTCTTTTGCAAATGCTGGTGTGCTATATGTGATTGATGGCGTTCCGGTGAATGACAATTCAGGACAGCCTGATCTGGGTGGGGGAGTTGGCTCCAAATACGGTGCCGGGGGGTGGATAAATCCCCATTGA
- a CDS encoding FecR family protein — protein MNQNQELNSAIERIASGSPTDYDLHIYNHWCNSLQGGKENTLPDFEFTRKAMFQQINKEISRKSLLKVTYSCSGIAAAIIIAFFVVRALLPGGWNFSKHTPTDISMLRHNIPAGFNIATLKLSTGKIIALDNRVNGPISEQVGIMASKTSGDALVYAVLTGKSGRSPVNTAGKLMVNTLSTSKARQYQLNLPDGTHVWLNAASSIRFPVNFTGLGERRVELEGEAYFEVAKDAHKPFIVHSNGQDVKVLGTHFNVNNYHDDSLVKTTLLEGSISISERLVLHPGYQSQLDKTGKITAVKVDPFLSASWRNGNFDFDNENVFEIMRRLSRWYDIEVIYQGKIPLDKMKGRFSKKQAISKILDVIGSTGLLKIRMIGKKIYIKKF, from the coding sequence ATGAACCAGAACCAAGAATTGAACAGCGCAATAGAACGTATCGCATCAGGCAGTCCAACTGACTATGATCTGCATATCTATAACCACTGGTGCAATTCCTTACAGGGAGGAAAAGAAAATACGCTTCCTGATTTTGAATTCACCCGCAAAGCGATGTTTCAGCAAATCAACAAAGAGATTAGTAGAAAATCGCTACTGAAAGTTACTTATAGCTGTTCAGGGATTGCTGCAGCTATAATAATAGCTTTCTTTGTGGTACGTGCCCTTTTGCCTGGAGGCTGGAACTTTTCGAAGCACACCCCAACAGATATCTCGATGTTGAGGCATAACATACCTGCCGGTTTTAATATTGCGACGCTCAAACTCTCAACTGGTAAGATAATAGCCCTGGATAATCGAGTAAATGGGCCGATTTCCGAACAGGTAGGGATAATGGCCTCCAAAACTTCAGGTGATGCCCTGGTATATGCTGTTCTGACGGGAAAATCAGGACGTAGCCCTGTAAACACAGCAGGTAAGCTGATGGTAAATACGTTATCGACTTCCAAAGCCCGTCAATATCAGCTGAACCTTCCGGATGGTACGCATGTTTGGTTAAACGCAGCTTCCTCTATCAGGTTTCCCGTCAATTTCACTGGCCTTGGTGAACGTAGGGTAGAGTTAGAGGGAGAAGCTTACTTTGAGGTGGCCAAAGACGCCCATAAGCCATTTATCGTTCATTCAAATGGACAGGATGTAAAAGTACTCGGAACACATTTTAACGTCAATAATTATCACGATGATTCACTTGTGAAAACAACGCTGTTGGAAGGATCGATCAGCATAAGCGAAAGATTGGTACTACATCCCGGATACCAGTCTCAGCTCGATAAAACAGGCAAGATAACTGCTGTAAAGGTCGATCCTTTCCTATCAGCGTCCTGGAGAAATGGGAACTTTGATTTTGACAATGAAAATGTGTTCGAGATCATGAGGAGACTTTCCAGGTGGTATGACATTGAGGTGATCTATCAAGGAAAGATCCCTCTTGATAAAATGAAGGGGCGTTTTTCAAAAAAACAGGCTATATCCAAGATCTTGGATGTTATCGGTTCCACTGGACTGTTAAAAATCAGGATGATAGGGAAAAAAATATACATCAAGAAATTCTAA
- a CDS encoding sigma-70 family RNA polymerase sigma factor: protein MIDWEKVEDSVLIQGLKEGSRPAFNAIYSRYSDTLFRFGLNILKDQDECMDAVQDIFIWLWENRRKLNISNLKGYLMAAVKFKLTRVIVSSKRRDEILAGSIKTDLVYDDDNLEIKELRNAIAEFVLILPPKAREIYQMSRGEYLSNKEIAARLGISEKTVEAQITISLKKLKVFLGKMSFWIVFL from the coding sequence ATGATCGATTGGGAAAAAGTAGAAGACAGTGTATTGATCCAGGGCCTAAAGGAAGGGAGCAGGCCTGCTTTCAATGCAATCTATTCCCGTTATTCGGATACACTTTTTAGGTTTGGGTTAAATATCTTGAAGGATCAGGATGAATGTATGGATGCAGTACAGGATATATTTATTTGGCTTTGGGAAAACCGCAGGAAACTGAATATATCCAATCTCAAAGGATATCTAATGGCTGCTGTCAAGTTTAAACTTACCCGGGTAATTGTATCGAGTAAACGCAGGGATGAAATTCTTGCAGGCTCCATTAAAACTGATTTGGTATATGACGATGATAACCTTGAAATCAAGGAACTCCGCAATGCCATAGCAGAGTTTGTCCTCATCTTGCCACCCAAGGCCAGGGAGATATACCAAATGAGCCGTGGGGAATATTTATCCAACAAGGAAATTGCAGCAAGACTGGGTATTTCTGAAAAAACCGTTGAGGCCCAGATCACCATTTCTCTTAAAAAATTAAAAGTCTTTCTGGGCAAAATGTCGTTCTGGATAGTTTTTTTATAA
- a CDS encoding pirin family protein, giving the protein MESNKALFYRGINSKTGKFLVNCLLPSRRLQSVGSIVFLEHLYPVDLRYDHSPLPSGDFAHPHRGIATLNYVLSGSLSHYDSRGYHDIVNAGGLQWMKSGNGIMHDEKPFTREKDRPIFHSLQFWVNLPGIHKKEDPEYAAIQSEDVPEVQLPDHGGIIRILLGEFGVWKSSLPTFNSEFIYHIRLNPNSRFSFLPRQGDEVAAFVPSSEVVINDIVLGNSKMLVLEENVREIVFQNDKISVADIFVFGGKPYKEPIVVEGPFVMNSDAGIADAYKDFFTGAYGCIDYL; this is encoded by the coding sequence ATGGAAAGCAATAAAGCCTTATTCTACAGGGGTATCAATTCGAAGACTGGTAAATTCCTGGTCAATTGTCTGCTACCTTCCAGACGACTTCAATCCGTGGGCAGCATCGTTTTTTTAGAGCATCTTTATCCCGTAGATCTCCGGTATGATCATTCACCGCTTCCCTCTGGGGACTTTGCCCACCCGCACCGTGGTATTGCTACTTTAAATTATGTACTAAGCGGTAGTCTTTCGCATTATGATAGCAGGGGGTATCATGATATTGTAAATGCTGGTGGGCTGCAATGGATGAAGTCAGGAAATGGGATTATGCATGATGAGAAGCCTTTCACCAGGGAAAAAGATAGGCCTATCTTCCATTCACTTCAGTTCTGGGTTAACCTGCCTGGTATCCATAAAAAAGAAGACCCTGAATATGCTGCTATACAGTCGGAGGATGTTCCTGAAGTTCAGTTGCCGGATCATGGTGGAATCATCAGGATCTTGTTGGGTGAATTCGGGGTATGGAAATCATCTTTGCCGACCTTTAATTCTGAATTTATTTATCACATCCGTTTGAATCCTAATTCCAGGTTTTCATTTTTGCCACGCCAGGGTGATGAAGTGGCTGCATTTGTCCCGTCTTCAGAGGTAGTTATAAATGACATTGTGCTAGGAAACAGTAAAATGCTGGTGCTGGAGGAAAATGTCAGAGAGATTGTTTTTCAAAACGATAAGATCAGCGTAGCGGATATTTTTGTTTTTGGGGGTAAACCCTATAAGGAGCCTATTGTGGTTGAAGGACCATTTGTTATGAATAGTGATGCCGGCATTGCCGATGCATATAAGGACTTTTTTACTGGTGCTTATGGATGTATTGATTATCTCTAG
- a CDS encoding NADPH-dependent F420 reductase — MKKSIGIIGAGNIGKAVAGHFTKAGFPVLISNSQAPESLAATTAFLGQGVKAVTPAEAAKADIVILALPWSEVLGLSGLTDWDGRIVVDATNHFITYAPDFQVAYLDGLASSEVVQQHLSGARIVKAFNTIFFKILEQDPHVENGNRVLFVSGDDQQAKEIVSQAISEIGFAPIDLGSLAVGSKFQQAKGALATLNLVKIS; from the coding sequence ATGAAAAAGTCAATTGGAATAATCGGAGCTGGAAACATAGGAAAAGCTGTTGCCGGACATTTTACAAAAGCAGGTTTCCCTGTATTGATCAGCAATAGTCAGGCTCCAGAATCGCTAGCAGCCACCACAGCCTTTTTAGGACAGGGTGTAAAAGCCGTAACACCTGCAGAAGCCGCAAAGGCGGATATTGTTATACTGGCACTTCCCTGGTCAGAAGTACTTGGACTTTCCGGGCTGACCGACTGGGATGGACGTATCGTAGTTGACGCAACCAATCACTTCATTACTTATGCTCCTGACTTCCAGGTAGCCTATCTCGATGGCCTTGCTTCCAGCGAAGTTGTTCAACAGCATTTGTCTGGTGCCCGTATCGTAAAGGCTTTCAATACCATCTTCTTTAAAATCCTGGAACAGGATCCCCACGTCGAAAATGGCAACAGGGTTTTGTTTGTATCAGGCGATGACCAGCAAGCCAAAGAGATTGTTTCACAGGCCATTTCAGAAATTGGCTTTGCTCCTATTGATCTGGGCTCATTAGCAGTAGGCAGCAAATTTCAGCAGGCCAAAGGGGCGCTGGCAACTTTAAACTTAGTAAAGATCAGCTAA
- a CDS encoding SDR family NAD(P)-dependent oxidoreductase has product MKRLENKVAIITGAAGGMGAAEAILFAAEGAKVFITDVQEAKLKAVAEEIKRQGGIAEYAVQDVSSEQSWIDMAEKTELLYGRIDILVNNARITGNLLGPIEDRSVEEFNKVIGVNLLSQFLGVKTVVPYMRKHQSGSIINISSIGGIIGSANATAYTASKGGSRSFTKGAAAEFAKDNIRVNSVHPGYVATPMTKEMNGASDFEQMAVGATPLNREANPNEVAYGVLYLASDESTFTTGSELIIDGGATAL; this is encoded by the coding sequence ATGAAACGGTTAGAAAATAAGGTAGCCATCATCACCGGTGCTGCCGGTGGTATGGGAGCGGCAGAAGCGATATTGTTTGCCGCCGAGGGTGCAAAGGTATTCATTACCGATGTCCAGGAAGCAAAACTGAAGGCTGTGGCAGAGGAGATAAAACGCCAGGGAGGCATTGCCGAATATGCAGTTCAGGATGTCAGTTCAGAGCAGAGCTGGATTGATATGGCCGAAAAAACAGAACTGCTCTATGGCAGAATTGATATTCTGGTAAATAACGCACGCATCACCGGAAACCTCCTTGGTCCAATCGAAGACCGCAGCGTTGAGGAATTCAACAAGGTAATTGGTGTGAACCTGTTGAGCCAGTTTCTTGGGGTAAAGACTGTGGTACCCTATATGAGAAAGCACCAATCAGGATCCATCATCAATATCTCCTCAATCGGTGGCATTATAGGCTCAGCCAATGCAACAGCTTATACCGCATCTAAAGGCGGATCGAGAAGCTTTACCAAAGGAGCTGCAGCAGAATTTGCCAAAGATAACATCAGGGTAAATTCCGTTCATCCAGGTTATGTGGCCACACCGATGACCAAAGAGATGAATGGGGCGTCTGATTTTGAGCAAATGGCCGTCGGAGCAACACCACTCAACAGGGAAGCCAATCCAAATGAAGTAGCCTACGGGGTGCTGTACTTAGCTTCGGATGAATCGACCTTTACCACTGGTTCAGAATTAATCATTGACGGCGGTGCCACGGCACTTTAA